Proteins encoded together in one candidate division KSB1 bacterium window:
- a CDS encoding S8 family serine peptidase: MSAQISQELRASGVAKVIVILKESVAKEDPKRIETEIGKHFVSSHLSQVAALAASSLEKGEELSPVRYYPHLGILFGTVDSHGLSRLRKERDVVANISGAPPLSLIRPIRTATAQLSSEITWGIKALGVPELWDAGYTGKGVLVGHLDTGVDGDHPVFNGAIAAFAEFDRLGREVHPTPKPFDSDDHGTHTAATIAGRPYRGRSVGVAPEAKLACAVVIEGGDVVARVLGGMDWAVGQGVKILNMSLGFRGWWQDFLPLTRLLRRLNILPVFAVGNEGPGTSRSPGNYWQALSVGACDNKGRVADFSSSQRFKRKTDPIVPDVVAPGVDIISARPGGGFQMMDGTSMATPHIAGLAALLWQAKPNATETQIERAIFKSCQLAPGMDPERCSRGIPSAPRALEFLLKK, translated from the coding sequence ATGAGTGCCCAGATCTCCCAGGAATTGCGTGCTTCTGGAGTTGCCAAGGTGATTGTGATTTTGAAGGAATCCGTTGCCAAAGAAGACCCCAAACGAATCGAGACAGAAATAGGGAAACATTTTGTCAGCTCGCATTTAAGCCAGGTAGCAGCGTTAGCTGCAAGTTCGCTCGAGAAAGGTGAGGAATTATCGCCGGTGCGCTATTATCCTCATCTGGGGATTTTGTTTGGTACTGTGGATTCCCATGGGCTGTCGCGGCTGCGCAAAGAGCGGGATGTGGTCGCGAATATCTCTGGAGCTCCGCCGTTGAGCCTCATTCGACCGATCCGCACGGCTACCGCTCAACTCAGCAGCGAAATCACCTGGGGAATCAAGGCGTTGGGTGTGCCAGAACTCTGGGATGCAGGTTATACTGGCAAGGGCGTGCTCGTCGGCCATCTGGACACTGGGGTGGATGGCGATCATCCAGTATTTAATGGGGCAATTGCTGCGTTTGCTGAGTTCGATCGATTGGGCAGAGAGGTACACCCCACGCCGAAACCGTTCGATAGTGATGATCACGGCACTCATACCGCAGCCACCATTGCAGGACGACCATATCGCGGCCGTTCGGTTGGTGTTGCCCCAGAAGCGAAACTCGCCTGCGCAGTGGTCATCGAGGGTGGTGATGTCGTGGCTCGCGTGCTTGGTGGGATGGACTGGGCAGTCGGCCAAGGAGTGAAAATCCTTAATATGTCTTTGGGGTTTCGTGGCTGGTGGCAAGATTTTCTGCCATTAACCCGTCTATTGCGTCGACTCAATATTTTGCCAGTCTTTGCAGTGGGGAATGAAGGGCCTGGGACCAGCCGATCACCGGGCAATTATTGGCAAGCGCTTTCGGTGGGCGCTTGTGATAACAAAGGACGGGTGGCCGATTTTTCGTCCAGCCAGCGGTTCAAAAGGAAAACCGATCCCATCGTGCCTGATGTCGTTGCTCCGGGGGTGGACATCATTTCCGCTCGCCCTGGCGGCGGTTTCCAGATGATGGATGGAACTTCTATGGCCACGCCGCATATCGCTGGATTGGCCGCCTTGCTTTGGCAAGCCAAACCAAATGCCACCGAAACTCAAATCGAACGCGCAATCTTTAAATCTTGTCAACTCGCGCCAGGAATGGACCCAGAACGATGCAGCCGCGGGATCCCCTCAGCTCCGCGTGCTCTGGAATTTTTATTAAAAAAATAA
- a CDS encoding alginate export family protein — protein MHKLSSSIIFSLALLFIFSLTIYAQSDERKFEAAGQLRLRAENENKDFNTDTDAIDFTLMRTRLNLKFTYSDKLIVFAQLQDSRTFGEEGQEGATGTLTSIRNVDLHQGYFQINRLFFPWLNYKFGRMELAYGAQRLIGVNSWSNIGRAFNGSVMTLNFKTFQIDFIESTLAESFQAPDSLNGDQTLSGIWVKIHRPNSPLFHIYLLSDEDKQQNAKRDSKFKRSTIGARIEDTWEQFNLEAEANFQTGKMDFIRDIFAFYLSGGLSFDFGANAKNQLFFGADYLSGDKASTSKYECFNTLYPAKHKFFGYMDYFTDIPKHTRNLGLTDIMAKGKFSPFEKISLGGDFHYFRLSQSALVKDGSASKELGAEFDFTFSFDYMKNLNFTAGSSIFMPGKVFKDWKGADPSFWFYGQTTVNF, from the coding sequence ATGCATAAACTTTCCAGCTCTATCATCTTTTCTTTGGCTCTTTTGTTCATTTTTTCTCTCACGATCTACGCCCAATCTGATGAAAGAAAATTCGAGGCCGCAGGACAGCTTCGGTTGCGGGCTGAGAATGAAAATAAGGATTTCAATACCGATACTGATGCAATCGATTTCACCCTCATGCGCACCCGATTGAATTTGAAATTTACCTACTCGGACAAACTGATCGTTTTCGCTCAATTACAGGACTCCCGGACCTTCGGCGAGGAAGGACAAGAGGGAGCCACTGGCACATTAACCTCTATCCGCAATGTAGACCTGCATCAAGGGTATTTTCAGATCAATCGGCTGTTTTTCCCTTGGCTTAATTATAAATTTGGCCGCATGGAGTTGGCCTACGGCGCCCAGCGGTTGATCGGGGTAAATAGCTGGAGCAATATTGGACGGGCGTTCAATGGCAGCGTGATGACACTGAATTTCAAAACCTTCCAGATCGATTTCATTGAATCTACTTTGGCCGAGTCCTTTCAAGCCCCAGATTCTCTCAATGGTGATCAGACTCTCAGCGGCATCTGGGTGAAAATTCATCGCCCCAATTCGCCGCTATTCCATATCTATCTGTTGTCCGATGAAGACAAACAGCAAAATGCCAAAAGGGATTCCAAATTTAAGCGCTCGACCATCGGCGCCCGAATTGAAGACACGTGGGAACAATTTAACCTAGAAGCAGAGGCAAACTTTCAGACCGGAAAAATGGATTTTATCCGAGATATTTTCGCTTTTTATTTGAGCGGCGGGCTCAGCTTTGATTTTGGTGCTAATGCTAAAAATCAATTATTCTTCGGCGCTGATTATCTTTCGGGCGATAAGGCCAGCACAAGTAAATATGAATGCTTCAATACCCTCTATCCCGCCAAACACAAGTTCTTTGGTTACATGGATTATTTTACCGATATACCCAAGCACACCAGGAATCTCGGTCTGACCGATATCATGGCAAAAGGCAAATTTTCACCTTTTGAAAAGATCTCCCTGGGTGGCGATTTCCATTATTTTCGGCTATCGCAAAGCGCCCTCGTTAAAGATGGCTCGGCTTCTAAAGAGCTGGGTGCCGAATTCGATTTCACTTTCAGCTTTGATTATATGAAGAATCTCAATTTCACTGCTGGCAGTTCGATTTTCATGCCTGGAAAAGTCTTTAAAGATTGGAAGGGCGCAGATCCTTCATTTTGGTTCTATGGCCAAACGACTGTGAATTTTTAA
- a CDS encoding phosphate ABC transporter ATP-binding protein, whose protein sequence is MSHISVKNLRIIYGNHNALKNISVDIPDGQITAIIGPSGCGKTTFLKSLNRLIDLCDDVKVEGEVLIDGENIYDPHADVLSLRKKVGFLSQRPFPLPMSIYDNITFGPRIHRMNGAQLAQQIKSLEMNGSVNGFSSDVLSDLGNGKPKNGQMARLVEAYLRLAGLWDELKDRLHSPAAKLSVGQQQRLALARALAVEPKVILADEPTSALDPISARLIEQQFQLLKKRYTIVVVTHILRQARRIADYVLFFYLGELVEHGPAEQFFNSPKNEKTKAYIAGEIS, encoded by the coding sequence ATGTCGCACATTAGCGTCAAAAACCTGAGAATTATTTATGGGAATCACAATGCTCTAAAAAACATCAGTGTCGATATCCCTGATGGGCAGATAACGGCCATCATCGGTCCATCGGGCTGTGGCAAAACTACTTTTCTCAAAAGCCTGAACCGACTCATTGATCTATGCGACGACGTCAAGGTAGAAGGAGAAGTATTGATCGATGGAGAGAATATTTACGATCCTCATGCCGATGTGCTAAGTTTGCGAAAAAAGGTCGGTTTTTTGTCGCAGCGACCTTTTCCACTGCCCATGTCAATTTACGATAATATTACTTTTGGTCCGCGAATTCACAGAATGAATGGAGCGCAACTGGCCCAGCAGATTAAAAGCCTTGAAATGAACGGTTCAGTCAACGGATTTTCGTCCGATGTTCTGAGCGATTTGGGCAATGGCAAGCCCAAAAATGGCCAGATGGCCCGACTGGTCGAAGCCTACTTGCGGCTGGCCGGCTTATGGGACGAACTGAAAGATCGGTTGCATTCGCCAGCAGCCAAACTTTCCGTTGGTCAGCAACAACGACTGGCATTGGCGCGTGCCCTGGCTGTCGAGCCAAAGGTAATTCTAGCCGATGAACCCACCTCGGCTCTCGACCCGATTTCAGCTCGACTTATCGAACAGCAATTTCAATTGCTAAAAAAGCGATATACCATAGTGGTCGTTACGCATATTCTCCGCCAGGCGCGTCGCATTGCCGATTATGTCCTATTTTTCTATTTGGGGGAATTGGTGGAACATGGCCCTGCAGAACAATTTTTCAACTCGCCCAAAAATGAAAAGACCAAGGCCTATATCGCCGGTGAGATCAGCTAA
- the pstA gene encoding phosphate ABC transporter permease PstA, which produces MKRRKLEEKIFKALMLGSLALVLLILSGIVLVVVVRGASSLSLAMLTQTPKGGFYLGKEGGILNAIIGSFCLAIGATVLSALVSLPIAFALQKEYTGSRLANLTRLSLDVLWGIPSIVYGAFGFVIMMYLGLRASLLGGIIALSFLMLPIMTRSMEEVIRMIPIELKETAYALGITRLETTLAVVLRQALPGMITGVMLAFGRGIGDAASILFTAGYTDYIPRSLFDPVASLPLAVFFQIGTPIPEVQQRAYASALILLIIVLVVSLIARLLNARYSKNIIK; this is translated from the coding sequence ATGAAGCGCAGAAAATTGGAAGAAAAAATCTTCAAAGCTCTAATGCTCGGATCGCTGGCTCTGGTGTTGTTAATTTTATCAGGTATTGTGCTCGTGGTTGTTGTTCGAGGGGCATCTTCGCTCAGCCTCGCAATGCTCACGCAAACACCCAAAGGTGGCTTCTATCTAGGCAAGGAAGGGGGCATCCTTAATGCCATTATCGGTTCATTTTGTCTGGCAATTGGTGCTACCGTTCTCTCGGCGCTGGTGAGCCTCCCCATTGCCTTTGCGTTGCAGAAAGAATACACTGGGAGTCGTCTGGCCAATTTGACTCGCCTGTCACTGGATGTACTGTGGGGCATTCCATCTATCGTTTATGGTGCCTTCGGTTTTGTCATTATGATGTACCTCGGCCTGCGGGCTTCGCTGCTCGGCGGCATCATTGCTCTGTCTTTTTTAATGCTGCCCATCATGACCCGCTCTATGGAGGAGGTAATCCGCATGATCCCCATCGAGTTGAAGGAGACCGCCTATGCCCTGGGAATCACCCGATTGGAGACTACGCTGGCTGTTGTACTGCGTCAAGCGCTGCCTGGGATGATCACTGGCGTAATGTTGGCCTTCGGTCGGGGCATCGGCGATGCAGCCTCCATTTTATTCACCGCCGGCTATACTGATTATATTCCCAGATCGCTGTTCGACCCGGTCGCATCGCTGCCGCTGGCGGTCTTTTTCCAAATTGGCACTCCAATCCCCGAGGTCCAGCAGCGGGCGTATGCTTCAGCTCTAATTTTATTGATTATCGTCTTAGTTGTCAGCCTGATCGCCAGACTATTGAATGCTCGATATTCAAAAAACATCATTAAATAA